Proteins from a genomic interval of Flavobacteriales bacterium:
- a CDS encoding efflux RND transporter periplasmic adaptor subunit → MKNLNRKTVYIALGTLITGFFLGWGFFGGTPESTVNKHQHISSEKTIWTCSMHPQIRQSEPGKCPICGMDLIPLNTDHSEENSMEIRMSPTAMQLANVQTSIITRQKPVQEVRMNGKVKADEREIASQSSHIPGRIEKLMVSYTGEQVSKGQVLAYIYSPELVTTQEELFEARKVKDKQPQLYQAARGKLLNWKLTDKQIDNILEAGEPQEQFPLRADVSGVVLNKKVNLGDYVKKGQALFEVADLSKIWVLFDIYESDLPWIKKDDEVFFSIPSLPGETFKGRITFVDPVINPRTRVAAARLEMANPGMKLKPDMFAVGIAKSPIQQMEKELIVPKSAVMWTGERSVVYIKQSSESGISFMMREITLGPALGDSYIVKDGIEEGVEIATNGTFSIDAAAQLAGKPSMMNPGGGPVSMGHNHAGLPDGPGSMFAGNESSPHAKTISISKKAKEALLPIFQEYLTLKDALVTDDLEKSKHAAAALLSNFKKVSMGLFTGEAHNVWMQHSEAAETLLKSINNASDIGEARQHFKKLSDQLIMLAITFGPFEKELYIQHCPMANNNKGADWISGEKQIQNPYFGESMIGCGKITKQIK, encoded by the coding sequence ACATGCTCAATGCATCCCCAGATAAGGCAGTCTGAGCCCGGCAAATGCCCGATATGCGGCATGGATCTGATTCCGCTTAACACCGACCATTCTGAAGAAAATTCAATGGAAATCAGGATGTCCCCAACCGCCATGCAGCTTGCGAACGTGCAAACCTCCATAATCACCAGGCAAAAACCAGTGCAGGAAGTACGCATGAATGGGAAAGTAAAAGCTGATGAACGCGAAATAGCTTCTCAATCTTCACATATACCTGGTCGCATTGAAAAACTCATGGTAAGTTATACGGGTGAACAGGTAAGCAAAGGGCAGGTTTTGGCTTATATCTATTCACCCGAACTGGTTACCACCCAGGAAGAACTGTTTGAAGCCCGGAAAGTCAAGGACAAACAACCTCAGTTATACCAGGCTGCCAGGGGTAAACTTCTGAATTGGAAGTTAACCGATAAGCAAATTGACAACATATTGGAAGCGGGTGAGCCACAGGAGCAGTTTCCCTTACGGGCAGATGTATCGGGTGTGGTATTAAACAAAAAAGTGAATCTGGGGGATTATGTAAAAAAAGGACAAGCACTTTTTGAAGTGGCGGACCTTTCCAAAATATGGGTATTGTTTGATATCTACGAAAGCGATTTACCATGGATAAAAAAGGACGATGAGGTGTTCTTCAGTATTCCGTCTTTACCAGGTGAAACCTTTAAAGGGAGGATCACTTTCGTTGATCCGGTGATCAACCCCAGAACCAGGGTAGCCGCCGCAAGACTGGAAATGGCCAACCCCGGCATGAAGCTCAAGCCGGATATGTTTGCAGTGGGAATTGCAAAAAGCCCGATACAACAAATGGAGAAAGAGCTGATTGTTCCCAAATCAGCTGTGATGTGGACTGGTGAACGGTCGGTGGTTTACATCAAACAAAGCAGCGAATCCGGTATCAGCTTTATGATGCGGGAAATTACCCTGGGCCCTGCTCTGGGAGATAGCTACATTGTTAAAGATGGCATTGAAGAAGGGGTCGAAATTGCAACCAATGGCACCTTCAGCATTGACGCAGCAGCACAGCTGGCAGGCAAGCCCAGTATGATGAATCCCGGAGGCGGACCGGTATCAATGGGGCACAACCATGCCGGTCTGCCGGATGGACCGGGAAGCATGTTCGCAGGCAATGAATCCTCACCTCATGCTAAAACCATATCCATCAGCAAGAAAGCAAAAGAAGCCTTGCTTCCTATTTTTCAGGAATACCTGACACTAAAAGATGCACTGGTAACTGATGACCTTGAAAAGAGCAAGCACGCAGCCGCAGCGCTACTGAGTAACTTCAAAAAGGTCAGCATGGGACTATTTACAGGAGAAGCCCACAACGTATGGATGCAACATAGTGAAGCTGCAGAAACACTTCTTAAATCCATTAATAACGCCTCGGATATCGGGGAAGCCAGACAACATTTCAAAAAATTGTCGGATCAGCTCATTATGCTGGCAATAACCTTCGGACCTTTTGAAAAGGAACTATATATCCAGCATTGTCCAATGGCCAATAACAACAAAGGTGCGGACTGGATAAGTGGAGAAAAGCAAATACAAAATCCCTATTTCGGTGAAAGCATGATCGGTTGCGGAAAGATTACCAAACAAATCAAATAA